One window of Centropristis striata isolate RG_2023a ecotype Rhode Island chromosome 23, C.striata_1.0, whole genome shotgun sequence genomic DNA carries:
- the si:dkey-12l12.1 gene encoding uncharacterized protein si:dkey-12l12.1, with protein sequence MGFTIWLCVLCLQASLLSHALDCSGATQGELCVSGQTADAQYDDQKQQRALSLPEGMVLFRRKRQLERRGPTHQSLSSLPGSVSVKGFPNTLIQADRSRRHLTLQAANKKKNKRKSRVGSYSLLSNDKTSTPLQVIRARRQAKTDPPKRGSSGRSGAFSVLGDPQNDGQNDRPKRSI encoded by the exons ATGGGGTTTACTATCTGGCTGTGCGTGCTGTGTCTGCAGGCGAGCCTGCTGTCACACGCCCTCGACTGCTCAGGAGCAACACAGGGAGAGCTGTGTGTCAGCGGACAGACCGCAGACGCACAG tATGATGACCAGAAGCAGCAGAGGGCGCTATCCTTACCTGAAGGAATG GTTTTGTTCAGACGTAAGAGACAGTTGGAGCGGAGGGGTCCCACCCACCAGAGCCTCTCCAGCCTGCCTGGGTCCGTCTCTGTCAAAGGCTTCCCTAACACTCTCATCCAG GCTGATAGGTCCAGGCGACACTTGACACTTCAAGCTGCgaataagaaaaagaacaagCGTAAATCCCGCGTTGGCTCCTACTCCCTCCTTAGCAACGACAAGACATCCACCCCCCTACAG GTGATTAGAGCAAGGAGACAGGCGAAGACGGACCCACCCAAGAGGGGGAGCTCAGGTCGCTCTGGGGCTTTCTCTGTCCTG GGAGATCCACAGAATGATGGACAGAACGACAGACCCAAAAGAAGCATATAG
- the LOC131962436 gene encoding uncharacterized protein LOC131962436: protein MDVIQMSSVKIPNSVIVSGIAGTETDEELYDVLKRYGSIQRIIPVDFAEPASGKQVIVEYVYGAAMQSLSPLLPYRLDSKTQTDITYYIRALASVYTPVASKTATQTYLSELKDIAKQTGKDFAAVLREELSVISDTVDLDHPETQHEDMEQNSPDIPEQHGPEAAEQLSPLPSAAPEQHVQLHRSPPPTPSKEKTQPALKLSDVNPPDIQKVIVEHIVRNEDSALQAHSSLRLRPFSGRFPRPNNEVDYETWRSNVEFLLKSTTQSELYKSRKLLESLLSPAVDIVKHLTPESPLKVYLEILDSAFGTVEDGDDLFAKYLNTMQDNGEKPSAYLQRLQVMLNTTFRRGGVTASDLDRHLLRQFVRGCWDNILIAELQLEQKKQKPPTFAELLLLLRTAEGLKSKT, encoded by the exons ATGGATGTAATTCAAATGAGCAGTGTGAAAATCCCTAACTCAGTCATAGTTAGTGGTATAGCCGGTACAGAAACTGATGAAGAACTATATGACGTCCTGAAACGATATGGTTCTATTCAAAGGATAATCCCTGTAGATTTCGCTGAGCCAGCGTCAGGCAAACAGGTCATTGTAGAGTATGTGTATGGTGCAGCTATGCAATCACTCTCACCTTTATTGCCATACAGACTTGACAGTAAAACCCAGACAGACATTACCTACTACATTAGAGCCTTAGCCAGTGTCTACACACCCGTAGCTAGCAAAACAGCTACACAGACTTACCTGTCAGAGTTAAAGGACATTGCAAAACAGACTGGTAAAGACTTTGCAGCAGTCCTCAGAGAAGAGCTCTCTGTCATCAGTGACACTGTCGATCTGGATCACCCAGAGACCCAACATGAAGATATGGAACAGAACTCACCTGATATCCCAGAGCAACATGGCCCTGAGGCTGCCGAACAGCTAAGCCCCCTGCCTAGTGCAGCCCCCGAGCAGCATGTTCAACTTCATCGGTCTCCACCACCGACACCatctaaagaaaagacacagccTGCTCTGAAACTTTCTGATGTCAATCCACCTGACATACAAAAGGTTATAGTTGAGCACATAGTGAGAAATGAAGACTCTGCCTTGCAAGCGCACTCTTCATTGAGACTCAGACCCTTCTCTGGGCGTTTCCCCCGTCCCAACAATGAAGTGGATTATGAGACATGGCGTTCCAATGTGGAATTTCTCCTTAAAAGCACAACACAATCTGAACTATACAAGTCACGGAAACTGCTTGAAAGTCTCTTATCACCTGCTGTTGACATTGTGAAGCACTTGACACCTGAATCTCCCCTTAAAGTGTACTTGGAGATCTTGGACTCTGCTTTCGGCACTGTCGAAGATGGAGATGACCTTTTCGCAAAGTATCTTAACACCATGCAAGATAATGGTGAGAAACCCTCAGCTTATCTTCAACGGCTGCAGGTGATGCTGAATACCACCTTCAGGAGGGGAGGTGTAACTGCAAGTGACCTTGATCGGCATCTTCTCAGACAGTTTGTCAGAGGCTGCTGGGATAACATCTTGATAGCTGAACTCCAGCTAgaacaaaagaaacagaaaccaCCTACCTTTGCTGAACTTCTCCTGTTACTCCGCACAGCAGAAG GTCTGAAATCCAAGACCTAA
- the ndufb4 gene encoding NADH dehydrogenase [ubiquinone] 1 beta subcomplex subunit 4, producing MANYRPSTLCSLPLTLDPNEYFNLSPEKRRADEERAALRANLKRQYQLQLNNPQRKALIEDPALALWVNARTNPNPLYRTTLKNSMLGLVGGIAPLFLLYYLFKSHRDGREVKIKAGTYERNYHLAH from the exons ATGGCGAACTATCGACCTTCGACATTGTGTAGTCTGCCCCTAACACTGGACCCAAATGAGTATTTCAACCTCTCGCCGGAGAAGCGACGAGCCGACGAAGAAAGAGCAGCACTGCGAGCCAATCTAAAGAGGCAGTATCAGTTACAGCTGAATAACCCGCAAAGAAAGGCGCTCATT GAAGACCCAGCCCTGGCACTTTGGGTGAATGCCCGCACCAACCCCAACCCACTCTACAGGACCACTTTGAAGAATTCTATGTTGGGTTTAGTGGGCGGAATTGCGCCCCTCTTCCTCTTATACTATCTCTTCAAGTCACACAGG GATGGGAGGGAAGTGAAGATTAAGGCTGGAACCTACGAGCGCAACTACCATTTGGCACACTGA